In one Streptomyces sp. NBC_01241 genomic region, the following are encoded:
- a CDS encoding SDR family NAD(P)-dependent oxidoreductase — protein sequence MSDPVVLITGALTGIGRATAFAYARQGANLVVSGRHEGVGGQLAGELADLGAPAEFVRADVRFDADVKDLVDRAVARFGRIDVAFNNAGTEGTPGPVTEVTDEAYQATFDTNVKGTLLCLKHEFRVMREQGGGSIVNVSSNFGLMGYPGATLYVGSKHAVVGITKAAALEGAAHGIRVNAVAPGYTRTAMYERFTGDDTARAAVDSVLPMHRAGTPEEIAEAVQFLGSDKASYVTGHILLADGGLMAGGPVFPSS from the coding sequence GTGTCTGATCCCGTAGTCCTTATCACGGGCGCGCTTACCGGTATCGGCCGCGCCACCGCCTTCGCCTACGCCCGTCAAGGCGCGAACCTTGTGGTCTCCGGCCGCCACGAGGGCGTGGGTGGACAACTTGCCGGGGAGTTGGCCGACCTCGGCGCCCCGGCCGAGTTCGTGCGCGCCGACGTCCGCTTCGACGCCGATGTGAAGGACCTCGTCGACCGTGCGGTGGCACGGTTCGGGCGGATCGATGTCGCCTTCAACAACGCCGGCACCGAGGGAACACCCGGCCCTGTCACCGAGGTGACCGACGAGGCTTACCAGGCCACCTTCGATACCAACGTCAAGGGAACGCTGCTGTGCCTGAAGCATGAGTTCCGGGTCATGAGGGAACAGGGCGGCGGCAGCATCGTCAACGTCAGCTCCAACTTCGGCCTGATGGGTTATCCCGGAGCGACCTTGTACGTCGGGAGTAAGCACGCCGTCGTCGGCATCACCAAGGCGGCCGCACTCGAAGGCGCCGCTCACGGCATCCGGGTGAACGCGGTCGCGCCCGGCTACACCAGGACCGCTATGTACGAGCGGTTCACCGGCGACGACACGGCTCGTGCCGCGGTCGATTCGGTGCTGCCCATGCACCGGGCGGGTACCCCGGAGGAGATCGCCGAGGCCGTCCAGTTCCTGGGTTCGGACAAGGCGAGCTACGTCACCGGGCACATCCTCCTGGCCGATGGTGGCCTCATGGCGGGCGGGCCCGTGTTTCCGAGCTCTTGA
- a CDS encoding amidohydrolase family protein — MIIDIHGHLSPPEAARRFPMPPSLTDVDGMLAARAQAGIDLTIIGSPVGAGAMARVPGVDNYAQPRDRLRGFHAWMSGLISTFPDQLRGYVYANPFGDDDHLEGVRETLADPAFVGLITTSSVHGELLGSPRADSFFALAAETGVPVLVHAPAEPIGTDRVDDFGFVEQIGRFGDVTMGMAMIAFAGWLDKYPGLRLIGATGGGALALLPERLQTAARPRHWGGGPPSAPSSAPSPSSVPAAADPAGALQRMYVDTSTFSPAHLGLNAEVLGPERMLFGTDSPPMSVPLEEFMRMIEKLPIDKASQQLILGGNAETLFDLRSRP, encoded by the coding sequence GTGATCATCGACATCCACGGACATCTGTCCCCACCGGAGGCCGCCCGACGCTTCCCCATGCCTCCCAGCCTGACCGACGTCGACGGCATGCTCGCTGCCCGCGCTCAGGCCGGAATCGACCTCACCATCATCGGCAGTCCCGTCGGCGCCGGCGCCATGGCGCGGGTCCCGGGCGTCGACAACTACGCGCAACCGCGAGACCGGCTCAGAGGCTTCCATGCCTGGATGTCGGGGCTGATCTCCACCTTCCCGGACCAATTGCGCGGGTACGTGTACGCCAACCCGTTCGGCGACGACGACCATCTCGAAGGAGTCCGGGAGACGCTGGCGGACCCCGCCTTCGTCGGCCTGATCACCACCTCCAGCGTCCACGGCGAACTGCTCGGCTCTCCGCGGGCCGACTCCTTCTTCGCGCTGGCCGCCGAGACGGGAGTGCCTGTCCTGGTGCATGCCCCGGCCGAACCGATCGGCACGGACCGGGTCGACGACTTCGGCTTCGTCGAGCAGATCGGCCGGTTCGGCGACGTCACCATGGGCATGGCCATGATCGCGTTCGCGGGTTGGCTGGACAAGTATCCCGGCCTGCGACTGATCGGTGCGACGGGCGGCGGCGCGCTGGCGCTCCTGCCGGAACGCCTGCAGACGGCGGCGCGTCCCCGGCACTGGGGCGGGGGCCCGCCGTCGGCACCGTCCTCGGCTCCGTCGCCGTCCTCCGTACCGGCGGCGGCCGACCCGGCCGGGGCGCTGCAGCGCATGTACGTCGACACCAGCACGTTCAGCCCCGCGCATCTGGGCCTCAACGCGGAGGTGCTGGGGCCGGAGCGGATGCTGTTCGGCACTGACTCGCCGCCGATGTCCGTGCCCCTGGAGGAGTTCATGCGCATGATCGAGAAGCTGCCGATCGACAAGGCCTCCCAGCAGCTCATCCTCGGCGGCAACGCCGAGACCCTCTTCGACCTCAGGAGCCGTCCGTGA
- a CDS encoding TetR/AcrR family transcriptional regulator produces the protein MAAARELLDAEGPDALSMRRIAERVGIRAPSLYKHFPDKGAVEAGLQVQGMTQLAEELEAAEAEIGVEPPLLVLARAYRRHALASPHLYRITHTRPLARTALPEGLEDRAAAPLARAVHGDIDIARSVWAFAHGMVVLELDGRFPPGADLDAAWRTGCEAFVQAIRNKSQGDPA, from the coding sequence ATGGCCGCCGCCCGGGAACTGCTCGACGCCGAAGGGCCGGATGCGTTGTCGATGCGGCGCATCGCCGAGCGTGTCGGCATCCGGGCACCTTCCTTGTACAAGCACTTTCCTGACAAGGGCGCTGTAGAGGCCGGACTCCAGGTGCAGGGGATGACCCAGCTGGCGGAGGAACTGGAGGCCGCCGAAGCGGAGATCGGCGTCGAACCGCCCCTGCTCGTGCTCGCCCGCGCCTACCGACGGCACGCGCTCGCCAGCCCGCACCTCTACCGCATCACGCATACTCGGCCGCTCGCCCGCACCGCACTCCCCGAGGGCCTCGAAGATCGCGCGGCGGCGCCGCTGGCCCGTGCGGTGCACGGCGACATTGACATCGCGCGCTCGGTCTGGGCATTCGCGCACGGCATGGTCGTGCTCGAACTCGACGGCCGCTTCCCGCCCGGCGCAGACCTGGACGCCGCATGGCGCACCGGCTGCGAGGCGTTCGTCCAGGCAATCCGAAACAAGTCCCAGGGAGACCCGGCATGA
- a CDS encoding cytochrome P450 family protein, with the protein MTTVDDPVAAAERCTPEFRRNPHPVYANLRDTAPVCPMRPPHGIDTYLITRYQDARAALTDPRLSKDMYGAMDAYRRIFGDSSVALDDHMLNSDPPKHTRLRKFVGSTFTPRRVESLRPRIQDIVETLLDGCATREPVDLLSAFAFPLPIIVIGELLGVPPDERSVLQGLSTTVAHTGFSKESKQAQQKAEEDLHTYFADLLARKRSRPGEDLLSALIAARDENGGLTEQELVSTAFLLMFAGHKTTAYLIGNAVHHLLTHPVQLRTVRENPELIGQAVEELLRYDGSVESATFRFAAEDVQIAGTLIPKGSLVQIALSSANRDPRKFDAPDEFDVTRPTHAQSAHLGFGHGIHYCLGAPLARLETQLALTGLFSRFPKVTLADPTREAPWIEVPFPAFRGLVELPVVLEPAVP; encoded by the coding sequence GTGACCACAGTGGACGATCCGGTCGCCGCAGCCGAGCGATGCACCCCCGAGTTCCGACGGAACCCGCACCCGGTCTACGCGAACCTCAGGGACACGGCACCCGTCTGCCCCATGCGGCCGCCACACGGCATCGACACGTACCTGATCACGCGGTACCAGGACGCGAGGGCGGCCCTGACGGATCCGCGGCTGAGCAAGGACATGTACGGGGCCATGGATGCCTACCGAAGGATCTTCGGTGACTCGTCCGTGGCCCTGGACGATCACATGCTCAATTCCGACCCGCCCAAGCACACCCGGCTGCGCAAGTTCGTCGGGTCCACGTTCACCCCGCGTCGCGTGGAATCGTTGCGGCCGCGGATCCAGGACATCGTCGAGACGCTGCTGGACGGCTGCGCAACCCGGGAACCGGTGGACTTGTTGTCCGCGTTCGCATTCCCGCTGCCGATCATCGTGATCGGTGAACTGCTCGGTGTGCCGCCGGACGAACGGTCGGTGCTGCAGGGCCTGTCCACCACCGTGGCGCACACAGGCTTCAGCAAGGAATCCAAGCAGGCCCAGCAGAAGGCCGAGGAGGACCTGCATACGTACTTCGCGGATCTCCTCGCGCGCAAGCGCAGCCGCCCGGGAGAGGACCTGCTCAGCGCGCTCATCGCAGCCCGGGACGAAAACGGCGGGCTCACCGAGCAGGAGCTGGTCTCGACGGCGTTTCTGCTGATGTTCGCGGGTCACAAGACGACCGCCTACCTCATCGGTAACGCGGTCCACCATCTCCTCACCCACCCTGTGCAGCTTCGCACCGTACGGGAGAACCCGGAGCTGATCGGACAGGCGGTGGAAGAGCTGCTGCGTTACGACGGCTCGGTGGAGAGCGCGACGTTCCGTTTCGCGGCCGAGGACGTACAGATCGCCGGGACGCTGATTCCGAAGGGATCCCTGGTTCAGATCGCGCTCAGTTCAGCCAACCGCGACCCACGGAAATTCGACGCTCCGGACGAGTTCGATGTGACGCGGCCGACGCATGCTCAAAGTGCTCATCTGGGGTTCGGGCACGGCATCCACTACTGCCTGGGAGCACCTCTGGCCAGGCTGGAGACGCAACTCGCTCTCACCGGTCTGTTCAGCCGATTCCCGAAGGTGACTTTGGCCGATCCCACGCGTGAGGCCCCTTGGATAGAGGTTCCGTTCCCGGCCTTCCGCGGCCTCGTGGAGTTGCCCGTCGTGCTGGAGCCTGCCGTGCCTTGA
- a CDS encoding IS110 family transposase: MLATWRHGMANSVSRQVRRGNTTATEHVVFANSALPLGSVGKAAHNSLTDEPTMVGGIDTHADLHQAAVIDSIGRHLATEQFETTPEGYRRLLNWLQPHGENLAVGIEGTGAYGSEIARFLAANGVTMVEVDRPDRKARRDNAKSAPPSTPTPRRPLSCPAGTPGRQDAGTPGRGTGSWRQSGPCGWSARARSRPASGRSTRSAHRHRSLRGQGQAARTVHARAGRHPAAGSPSMWCEASGTTPEQAFRSSPDRATNRGGSLSLRWAVSHTELRAHGRHESVGVVLCQISTFSTFRRRHAHCAERRPGRQAVRGVHGPRRRGR, encoded by the coding sequence ATGTTAGCCACGTGGCGTCACGGTATGGCTAACAGTGTTAGCCGTCAAGTCCGGAGGGGGAATACGACGGCCACGGAGCACGTGGTCTTCGCCAATAGCGCCCTTCCACTGGGGAGCGTTGGAAAGGCCGCACACAACAGCTTGACGGACGAGCCAACGATGGTCGGCGGGATCGACACCCACGCCGACCTCCACCAGGCCGCGGTCATCGACAGCATCGGACGACACCTGGCGACTGAACAGTTCGAGACCACCCCGGAGGGCTATCGGCGACTGCTGAACTGGCTCCAGCCCCACGGCGAGAACCTTGCTGTGGGAATCGAGGGAACCGGCGCCTACGGCTCCGAGATCGCCCGGTTCCTCGCGGCGAACGGCGTCACCATGGTCGAGGTGGACCGGCCCGACCGCAAGGCGAGGCGGGACAACGCCAAGTCCGCCCCCCCATCGACTCCTACGCCGCGGCGACCGCTGTCCTGTCCAGCCGGAACGCCGGGACGCCAGGACGCCGGGACGCCGGGACGCGGAACGGGATCGTGGAGGCAATCCGGGCCCTGTGGGTGGTCCGCAAGAGCGCGGTCAAGGCCCGCATCCGGACGATCAACCAGATCCGCTCATCGTCACCGCTCCCTCCGCGGTCAGGGACAAGCTGCGAGGACTGTCCACGCGCGAGCTGGTCGACACCCTGCAGCGGGTTCCCCGTCGATGTGGTGTGAGGCATCCGGGACCACGCCCGAGCAGGCCTTTCGGTCCTCACCCGACCGGGCCACGAATCGCGGGGGCTCCCTCTCTCTCCGTTGGGCTGTCTCCCACACGGAGTTGCGGGCCCACGGTCGCCATGAGTCTGTGGGAGTCGTGCTCTGCCAAATCTCGACTTTCTCGACTTTCAGGAGGAGACATGCGCACTGCGCAGAACGGCGACCCGGCCGACAGGCTGTCCGTGGTGTACACGGTCCACGTCGTCGAGGGCGGTGA
- a CDS encoding antibiotic biosynthesis monooxygenase family protein has product MRTAQNGDPADRLSVVYTVHVVEGGEQGFLDAYERIRKSVASVPGHIIERLGEPVDDSRQWVIASEWETPEHFFAWQQGEDHRELLAPLRDWVDQTQSLRYRVIRETVGVPS; this is encoded by the coding sequence ATGCGCACTGCGCAGAACGGCGACCCGGCCGACAGGCTGTCCGTGGTGTACACGGTCCACGTCGTCGAGGGCGGTGAGCAGGGCTTTCTGGACGCGTACGAGCGGATAAGGAAGTCCGTCGCCAGCGTCCCCGGACACATCATCGAGCGGCTGGGAGAACCCGTCGACGACTCCCGGCAGTGGGTGATCGCCAGCGAGTGGGAGACGCCCGAGCACTTCTTCGCCTGGCAACAAGGTGAGGACCACCGAGAACTGCTGGCTCCGCTGCGCGACTGGGTCGACCAGACCCAGTCACTGCGGTACCGGGTCATTCGGGAGACCGTGGGGGTGCCGTCATGA
- a CDS encoding isochorismatase family protein: protein MSERSKFLESITRENATVVLVDHQVGLLSGVRDIPVGELKHNVVALARAATVLGIPLVATTTAADSMWGPTIPELVQALPGGQKIIDRSTVNAWHDDRVREAVEATGRQKLIVAGVSLEVCAALPAISATAAGYDAYVAVDASGTFSRAKREAGLLRMQQAGVVVGDYATFMVEALADNARPEAGDLYAALDMPFAVLVGQISAAYKA, encoded by the coding sequence ATGAGCGAGCGCAGCAAGTTCCTTGAGTCGATCACTCGGGAGAATGCCACCGTGGTGCTGGTCGACCACCAGGTGGGCCTTCTGTCAGGCGTGCGGGACATCCCGGTCGGCGAGCTGAAGCACAACGTGGTGGCGCTGGCACGAGCGGCGACCGTGCTGGGCATCCCGCTGGTGGCCACCACCACCGCGGCCGACAGCATGTGGGGGCCGACCATCCCCGAGCTGGTCCAGGCGCTGCCCGGCGGGCAGAAGATCATCGACCGCAGTACGGTCAATGCCTGGCACGACGACCGGGTCCGCGAGGCCGTCGAGGCCACCGGGCGGCAGAAGCTGATCGTGGCCGGGGTTTCTTTGGAGGTGTGCGCGGCGCTGCCCGCGATCTCCGCGACGGCCGCCGGGTACGACGCGTACGTCGCCGTGGACGCTTCCGGCACCTTCAGCCGGGCCAAGCGGGAGGCCGGACTGCTGCGCATGCAGCAGGCGGGCGTCGTCGTCGGCGACTACGCCACCTTCATGGTCGAGGCCCTGGCCGACAACGCACGCCCCGAGGCCGGTGACCTCTACGCTGCCCTCGACATGCCGTTCGCCGTCCTGGTCGGCCAGATCTCCGCGGCCTACAAGGCGTAG
- a CDS encoding NAD(P)-dependent oxidoreductase produces MTHSTTGPVAVLGLGTMGTGLATRLLDQGVQVRVWNRTAERAEPLARAGAVAAAHPADAVEGTSAAICTVADGEALAAVLHGPDGILAGGSYPGALVCASTVSPEEVVRLTGGAHSVLDVGMLGNREHARSGDLRLFVGGEERVFTSERPLLELLGKEVVHLGELGSGMRMKLLLNLLMGIEVQALAEAVELAAATGLDRKLVLGTIAGSGFASPVMAFKSKRLAAGRFDKPDFRLSLMAKDLLLAADQAAAAGLRLPLVAAAAQTHVRATDQGHGDEDCVAVAHALTPKPGTHT; encoded by the coding sequence ATGACGCACTCCACCACAGGGCCGGTCGCCGTCCTCGGTCTCGGCACGATGGGCACCGGCCTGGCCACTCGCCTTCTCGACCAGGGCGTTCAGGTACGCGTCTGGAACCGCACCGCGGAGCGGGCTGAGCCGCTCGCTCGGGCCGGCGCCGTCGCCGCGGCGCATCCGGCCGATGCCGTCGAGGGTACGAGCGCCGCCATCTGTACCGTGGCCGACGGTGAAGCCCTTGCCGCCGTGCTGCACGGACCGGACGGAATCCTGGCCGGGGGCTCGTACCCCGGCGCCCTGGTCTGCGCCAGCACGGTCTCCCCCGAAGAGGTCGTCCGCCTCACCGGCGGCGCGCACTCCGTTCTGGACGTCGGCATGCTGGGCAACCGGGAGCACGCCCGCAGCGGTGACCTGCGGCTGTTCGTCGGCGGCGAGGAGCGCGTCTTCACCTCGGAGCGGCCGCTGCTCGAACTACTGGGCAAGGAGGTCGTCCACCTCGGCGAACTCGGTTCCGGCATGCGGATGAAGCTGCTCCTCAACCTGCTGATGGGTATCGAGGTGCAGGCGCTGGCCGAGGCCGTCGAGTTGGCGGCCGCCACCGGACTCGACCGGAAGCTCGTCCTCGGCACGATCGCGGGCAGCGGCTTCGCCTCGCCCGTCATGGCGTTCAAGTCCAAGCGGCTGGCGGCCGGGCGCTTCGACAAGCCCGACTTCCGGCTGAGCCTGATGGCCAAGGACCTCCTGCTCGCCGCGGACCAGGCGGCGGCGGCCGGGCTGCGACTTCCTCTCGTCGCCGCAGCCGCGCAGACCCACGTCCGCGCCACCGACCAGGGGCACGGCGACGAGGACTGCGTCGCCGTCGCCCACGCACTCACACCGAAACCGGGAACTCACACGTGA